A genome region from Candidatus Parcubacteria bacterium includes the following:
- a CDS encoding PD-(D/E)XK nuclease family protein has product MLTELIDKFYLEQQSNREQNHFYITDAGKCPRAVFFKFKNVPREKMDARILRIFERGESMHMNTINTLIRLGIVVAAEIKIPEQEIISGRADAILSLNNELYVLDIKSMNSMIFRNLTEPKPENLQQVQLYLHYFKIKKGILLYIDKDQQNIKEFVFDYDENLVKSLLQGFESLKTKIDNNLIPPKLAESPNNWQCNYCQFKDVCSTAGDGEIDWNDFKKKIEE; this is encoded by the coding sequence ATGCTAACAGAACTTATAGATAAATTTTATTTGGAACAGCAAAGCAATAGAGAGCAGAATCATTTTTATATTACTGATGCGGGCAAATGTCCCCGGGCAGTATTTTTTAAATTTAAAAATGTACCCAGGGAAAAGATGGATGCGCGCATTCTAAGAATATTTGAACGTGGAGAGTCAATGCATATGAACACTATTAATACCTTAATTAGATTAGGTATTGTGGTAGCGGCAGAAATAAAAATCCCTGAACAAGAAATAATTTCCGGCAGAGCAGATGCTATTCTTTCTTTAAATAATGAGCTTTATGTTTTAGATATTAAAAGTATGAACAGTATGATTTTTAGAAACCTAACTGAGCCAAAGCCAGAGAATCTCCAACAAGTCCAGCTTTATCTTCATTATTTTAAAATTAAAAAAGGCATATTGCTTTATATTGATAAAGACCAGCAAAACATTAAAGAATTTGTGTTTGATTATGATGAAAATCTTGTGAAATCTCTTTTACAAGGATTTGAATCGCTAAAAACAAAAATTGACAATAATCTTATTCCTCCAAAATTGGCAGAATCGCCAAATAACTGGCAGTGCAACTATTGCCAGTTTAAAGATGTTTGTTCAACAGCTGGAGATGGAGAGATTGATTGGAATGATTTTAAAAAGAAGATAGAGGAATAA
- the pgeF gene encoding peptidoglycan editing factor PgeF: MQFKIFKNKNLIHGVSDNSFGSMRTNKQAIKFLEFLAYKNINSKNLIWAQQVFSSRVHICKQKDLGKTVKNVDGLISNIPGQILATISADCVPILIYDPKQKVIAALHSGRNCLVKGIIKNTIDKMVRNFKTNPKDVLVGIGPHIRVCHYWLKGKSYQNLKNTKFKKYFVKRKEKIFFDLTKLAFDELLKSGIKRKNIEDCKVCTFCKYKKYFSARKQEQFPKIYKEKKPRFASFIGLKI; the protein is encoded by the coding sequence ATGCAGTTTAAAATTTTTAAAAATAAAAACTTAATTCATGGAGTTTCAGATAATTCTTTTGGTTCAATGAGAACTAATAAGCAAGCAATAAAATTTTTAGAATTTTTAGCTTACAAAAATATTAATTCCAAAAATTTGATTTGGGCGCAGCAGGTTTTTAGTTCAAGAGTTCATATCTGCAAACAGAAAGACTTAGGAAAAACCGTAAAAAATGTTGATGGTTTAATTTCCAATATACCCGGCCAGATTTTAGCCACAATTTCTGCTGATTGTGTGCCAATTTTAATATACGATCCAAAACAAAAAGTAATTGCCGCTTTACACAGCGGCAGGAATTGTTTAGTTAAGGGAATTATTAAAAATACTATTGATAAAATGGTTAGGAATTTTAAAACAAATCCAAAAGATGTTTTAGTGGGAATTGGTCCGCATATAAGGGTTTGTCATTATTGGTTAAAAGGAAAAAGTTATCAAAATCTTAAAAATACTAAATTCAAGAAATATTTTGTGAAAAGAAAAGAAAAAATATTTTTTGATTTAACCAAGTTAGCTTTTGACGAACTTTTAAAGTCTGGGATAAAAAGAAAAAATATAGAAGATTGTAAAGTTTGCACTTTTTGTAAATACAAAAAATATTTTTCAGCCCGAAAACAGGAACAATTTCCAAAAATTTACAAAGAAAAAAAGCCCAGGTTTGCTTCATTCATCGGCTTAAAAATTTGA
- a CDS encoding NAD(P)/FAD-dependent oxidoreductase translates to MGEKGIFDVVVVGAGPSGSVAAKTAAEQGLDVLMVEKHHGIGIPVQCAEGISEEGLEILKALLGEKAVPRWVAKQAKIAEIITPDGTTITVDRKGYVLERRILDKDLAISALRAGAEIVKGTAVGFTRNKEADCVVVRVVSSGHDYSFPAKIVIGADGPESRIGKCAGVDTKLNPSDKILGQQYLVYSPELEDLDRVRCFLGPKIAPGGGYAWIFSKGNSTANVGIGMFEDKLKEFDISVPDYFLNGFVGRVFKEYQIIEKTAGIIPGAPPSDIVADDVMLAGDAAGAVNYISGGGLRTGMESGKIAGEIAAAAISKGDTSKKGLADYRRRIFVAFGKDNEQFLTMRRFSQTLTDKDYNDLGHSLKDVNFSSEASAISLVTTLLFSNPGIAARFAVFKVKNKL, encoded by the coding sequence ATGGGGGAAAAAGGAATATTTGACGTGGTAGTAGTTGGAGCAGGGCCGTCCGGATCAGTAGCGGCGAAAACAGCAGCGGAACAGGGATTAGATGTTTTGATGGTAGAAAAACATCACGGAATAGGTATTCCGGTCCAATGCGCGGAAGGAATAAGTGAAGAGGGGTTAGAAATATTAAAAGCTCTTTTAGGAGAAAAGGCAGTTCCGCGTTGGGTAGCTAAGCAGGCAAAAATAGCTGAAATTATTACTCCAGACGGAACTACAATAACAGTGGATAGGAAGGGATATGTTTTAGAGAGAAGAATTTTAGACAAAGATTTGGCAATAAGCGCGCTGAGAGCGGGAGCTGAAATAGTTAAGGGCACAGCAGTTGGGTTTACAAGAAACAAAGAAGCAGATTGTGTGGTAGTTAGGGTGGTTTCATCTGGGCACGATTATTCTTTTCCTGCTAAGATTGTAATCGGAGCAGACGGTCCTGAATCCAGGATAGGTAAATGTGCAGGAGTAGACACAAAACTAAATCCTTCTGATAAAATACTTGGTCAGCAGTATTTAGTATACTCGCCCGAACTTGAAGATTTAGATAGAGTTAGGTGTTTTTTGGGTCCCAAGATTGCCCCTGGTGGCGGTTATGCTTGGATTTTTTCGAAAGGAAACAGTACTGCCAATGTGGGAATAGGAATGTTTGAAGACAAACTTAAGGAGTTTGATATTTCTGTTCCTGATTACTTTTTGAACGGTTTTGTTGGAAGAGTATTCAAGGAATACCAGATTATAGAAAAAACAGCAGGAATAATTCCAGGAGCGCCGCCATCTGATATAGTCGCAGATGATGTAATGTTAGCAGGGGATGCCGCAGGAGCTGTTAATTATATATCAGGAGGAGGATTAAGAACCGGAATGGAATCAGGGAAGATTGCAGGCGAGATAGCAGCCGCAGCTATTTCAAAAGGAGACACTTCCAAAAAAGGATTGGCTGATTACAGGAGAAGAATTTTTGTGGCATTCGGGAAAGATAATGAGCAGTTCCTTACAATGAGAAGGTTTTCCCAGACCTTAACAGACAAAGACTATAATGACTTGGGCCATTCCTTAAAAGATGTAAATTTTTCATCGGAGGCCTCTGCTATCTCTTTGGTAACAACATTGCTTTTCAGCAACCCGGG